The nucleotide sequence GACGCCGTCACCGCGCTGGTCCACGCCGACGCCGACGCCGACGACCGCGACTGGGCGGTCGCCTACGAGCTCTTCCTGGCCGCGCTGCGCGACCCGGCGCTGCGCAGCGTCACCGAGTCGTGGATGCGCCGCAGCCGCAGTGTGCTCGAGCGGTTCGTCGACCCGACCACCTCGCGCGGCGTCGATGCGCTGATCGAGGGACTGGTCATGCACAAGGTCCTCTCCACCCGCCCCGTCTCCCGCGCCGAGACCCGGGAGATCATCGCCCGGGCCGTCCGCCCCACGAACTCCCAGGAGCCCCCTCGGTGACCAGCACCGACGTCCGCCGGTCCCCCGACCCGGCCCAGGTCACGACCGCCATGCGGGCGGTCTACGTCGCCTTCATCGGCGCGGGGTTCGCCTTCGCCAGCTGGGCCAGCCGCATCCCGCAGGTGCGCGACCGGCTCGACCTCGACCCGGCCGCCCTGGGCCTGGTGCTGCTGGCCATCGCCGCCGGGTCGGTGATCGCCCTGCCGCTGGCCGGCACGCTGATCGGCCGGATCGGCTCGCGCGCGACGGTGATCGTCATGGCGCTGGTGCTCGCCGCGGCGATGGGCGTCATCGCGGTCGGCTCGGTCACCTCGGTGGCGGTGCTGACCGCCGGGTTGTTCGTGATGGGCCTGTCCAACGGCGCCTGGGACGTCGGGATGAACGTCCAGGGCGCGGTCGTCGAGCGGCACCTGCGCCGGGTGGTCATGTCCCGCTTCCACGCCGGCTTCAGCCTGGGCACCGTCGCCGGGGCGCTGCTGGGGACGGCGATGGTCGCCCTCGACGTGCCGGTGCCGGCCCACCTGGCCGGGGTGGCGGTGCTGGTCACGGTGGTCGTCCCGCTGACCACCCGCGGGTTCGTCCCCGACGTCGACACCGACCCCGACGGCGTCCCGGTCGAGCGGGTCAGCGCACTGGCCTCCTGGCGCGAGCCGCGCACGCTGGTGATCGGGGTGGTCGTGCTGGCCTTCTCCTTCGCCGAGGGCACCGCCAACGACTGGCTGGCGGTGGCGCTGATCGACGACCACGGGACGTCGGCGACGGCGGGCACGCTCGGCTTCGCGCTGTTCCTCACCGCGATGACCCTGGCCCGCTGGTTCGGCGGCTCGCTGCTGGACCGGTACGGCCGGGTGCCGGTGATCCGGCTGCTGGCCGGCCTCGCCGTCGTCGGCCTGCTGCTGTTCGTGTTCGGCCCGACCCCGGTCGCGTTCCTCGGTGCGCTGCTCTGGGGCGCCGGGG is from Modestobacter marinus and encodes:
- a CDS encoding TetR/AcrR family transcriptional regulator; this translates as MRAGPAAEAGDRPVRRHDPDRRQRIVEATVDVIAEHGVAGTTHRLIAAAADVPLGSLTYHFTGLDDLRAQAFALHAERMAVKYEAHFAQVSSIEDVVDAVTALVHADADADDRDWAVAYELFLAALRDPALRSVTESWMRRSRSVLERFVDPTTSRGVDALIEGLVMHKVLSTRPVSRAETREIIARAVRPTNSQEPPR
- a CDS encoding MFS transporter; this translates as MTSTDVRRSPDPAQVTTAMRAVYVAFIGAGFAFASWASRIPQVRDRLDLDPAALGLVLLAIAAGSVIALPLAGTLIGRIGSRATVIVMALVLAAAMGVIAVGSVTSVAVLTAGLFVMGLSNGAWDVGMNVQGAVVERHLRRVVMSRFHAGFSLGTVAGALLGTAMVALDVPVPAHLAGVAVLVTVVVPLTTRGFVPDVDTDPDGVPVERVSALASWREPRTLVIGVVVLAFSFAEGTANDWLAVALIDDHGTSATAGTLGFALFLTAMTLARWFGGSLLDRYGRVPVIRLLAGLAVVGLLLFVFGPTPVAFLGALLWGAGASLGFPTGMSAAADDPAKAAARVSVVASIGYCAFLAGPPLIGLLGQQVTVLRALTVVAVLLGVAVLVADSLRPPAGTPDEQV